Proteins from one Pelotomaculum isophthalicicum JI genomic window:
- the trmD gene encoding tRNA (guanosine(37)-N1)-methyltransferase TrmD translates to MIIDILTLFPEMFAGPFSSSILKRAQERDLIKINLVNIRDFSTNKHHTVDDTPYGGGAGMVIGPEPVFGAIEHVTALRGCKPRRVVLMCPQGRPLNHDLAVELAGEKHLVLICGHYEGVDERVREYLVTDEMSIGDYVLTGGELPAMVMVDVIARLIPGVLGESASTEEESFSDGLLEYPHYTRPREYRGMVVPDVLMSGHHEQIRLWRRRQSLLRTMASRPEIMEQAVLNNEDKEIIKKVINDLQKLDLS, encoded by the coding sequence ATGATTATTGATATTCTGACACTTTTCCCGGAAATGTTTGCCGGGCCATTTAGCTCAAGCATATTGAAAAGGGCGCAAGAGCGTGACTTGATTAAAATCAATCTGGTTAACATCAGGGATTTTTCTACCAACAAGCATCATACTGTTGATGACACCCCTTATGGGGGTGGCGCGGGGATGGTTATTGGTCCCGAACCTGTTTTCGGCGCGATAGAGCATGTTACCGCGCTGCGTGGCTGCAAGCCTCGGCGCGTGGTGTTGATGTGCCCACAGGGCAGGCCTTTAAACCATGATCTGGCCGTCGAACTTGCCGGGGAGAAGCATCTTGTATTAATCTGCGGACATTACGAGGGTGTGGATGAGCGGGTGCGGGAATACCTGGTAACCGATGAGATGTCTATCGGAGATTATGTTCTCACCGGCGGTGAATTGCCGGCGATGGTTATGGTGGATGTAATAGCCCGGTTAATTCCCGGAGTGTTGGGTGAGTCAGCTTCTACTGAGGAAGAATCATTTAGTGATGGCTTATTGGAATATCCCCACTACACCAGGCCAAGAGAATACCGTGGCATGGTTGTTCCTGATGTGCTGATGAGCGGACACCATGAGCAGATCAGACTTTGGCGCAGAAGGCAGTCCTTGCTGCGTACCATGGCCAGTCGCCCCGAAATAATGGAACAAGCGGTATTAAATAATGAAGACAAAGAAATAATAAAAAAAGTGATTAATGATTTGCAAAAGCTTGATTTAAGTTAA
- a CDS encoding KH domain-containing protein, giving the protein MKELVEILAKALVDQPEKVNVHLVEKEKSIVIELKVAQEDIGKVIGKQGRIARAIRTVVKAAATKHKKRVLVEIV; this is encoded by the coding sequence ATGAAAGAACTGGTGGAAATTCTGGCCAAAGCCCTCGTTGACCAGCCTGAAAAAGTTAATGTGCATTTGGTGGAGAAAGAAAAATCCATTGTAATAGAACTTAAAGTAGCTCAGGAGGATATAGGGAAAGTAATCGGGAAACAAGGCCGCATTGCCAGAGCCATTCGTACGGTAGTCAAGGCTGCGGCAACCAAGCATAAAAAAAGGGTATTGGTTGAAATTGTTTAA
- the rimM gene encoding ribosome maturation factor RimM (Essential for efficient processing of 16S rRNA) has translation MGEKYIRIGKILNTQGNRGALRVLPLTDYPERFQKMARVQVSINDQLRELSIEDSFFHKKYIIIKFKEIQDMNAAGELKGGFLVVTRDELVPLPEDSYYIFDLIGIEVFDSGGGRLGIMTDIIQTGSNDVYVVETEAKPLLIPALKQVVKEIDLDGRRIVVQIPEGLDD, from the coding sequence ATGGGCGAAAAATATATACGCATAGGCAAGATTCTGAACACCCAAGGCAACCGTGGCGCCCTCCGGGTATTGCCGCTGACAGACTACCCCGAGCGCTTCCAAAAGATGGCGCGTGTCCAGGTTTCTATTAATGATCAGTTGCGTGAGCTGAGTATTGAGGATAGTTTTTTTCATAAAAAGTATATCATTATAAAATTTAAAGAAATTCAAGATATGAACGCTGCCGGTGAATTAAAAGGAGGATTTCTGGTTGTCACCCGTGATGAACTGGTGCCTTTGCCGGAAGACAGCTATTATATCTTCGACCTGATAGGGATAGAAGTATTTGACTCGGGCGGTGGGCGTCTGGGTATAATGACCGATATAATCCAGACCGGTTCCAATGATGTTTATGTGGTTGAAACTGAAGCCAAGCCATTGCTCATCCCTGCTTTAAAACAAGTAGTGAAGGAGATTGACCTTGACGGGCGACGGATTGTGGTTCAGATACCGGAAGGACTTGATGATTAA
- the ylqF gene encoding ribosome biogenesis GTPase YlqF, producing the protein MDIQWYPGHMAKAKREVKENLKLVDVVIEVLDARIPASSRNPDINEITGPKPKLVVLNKSDLADPKLTGLWLNKFINSGTPAAAVDLISGSGVRAVPVLVKQLAAPKMESLISAGRRPRAARCIVLGIPNVGKSFLINKLADRRAARTGYKPGVTRGQQWVRMAGNLELMDTPGILWPKFTDPEAAFRLAVTGAIKEEVFNIYDVAGQLVKWMAENYPEAIKKRYKLQRLPVETGEMLELIGTSRGFIGTGGVVDLQKSAHNVLKEFREGKFGRITLDYPEDIKQLQSN; encoded by the coding sequence ATGGATATCCAATGGTACCCCGGCCACATGGCCAAAGCCAAAAGGGAAGTTAAGGAAAACTTAAAGCTGGTTGACGTGGTAATTGAGGTGTTGGACGCCAGGATTCCGGCTAGCAGCCGCAACCCCGACATTAATGAAATAACTGGCCCAAAACCGAAACTTGTGGTTTTAAATAAAAGCGATCTGGCTGATCCGAAATTAACCGGACTTTGGCTGAATAAATTTATAAATTCAGGTACACCCGCGGCGGCGGTCGACTTAATCAGCGGCAGCGGAGTGCGGGCCGTGCCGGTTTTGGTCAAGCAGTTAGCCGCGCCTAAGATGGAGTCGCTAATATCAGCCGGCCGCCGGCCAAGGGCCGCGCGTTGTATTGTGTTGGGCATCCCTAATGTGGGGAAATCATTTCTTATTAATAAACTTGCGGATCGGCGGGCTGCTAGAACCGGGTATAAACCGGGTGTTACCCGGGGGCAACAATGGGTCAGAATGGCCGGCAACCTTGAACTGATGGATACGCCGGGCATTTTGTGGCCAAAGTTCACTGATCCGGAGGCTGCCTTCCGCTTGGCGGTTACCGGCGCCATTAAAGAAGAAGTTTTTAATATTTATGATGTTGCCGGGCAATTGGTCAAGTGGATGGCGGAAAACTATCCGGAAGCTATCAAAAAGCGTTATAAATTACAACGTTTGCCGGTAGAAACAGGGGAAATGCTTGAATTGATTGGCACGAGCAGGGGGTTTATCGGTACGGGCGGTGTAGTGGATTTGCAAAAGTCCGCGCATAATGTTCTTAAAGAGTTTCGCGAAGGAAAATTCGGCAGAATAACGTTAGATTATCCGGAAGACATTAAGCAACTTCAGTCCAACTGA
- the rpsP gene encoding 30S ribosomal protein S16, protein MVKIRLKRMGAKKKPFYRIVVTDSRSPRDGRFIEEIGFYDPLKDPVVISINEERAKDWLNKGVQLSETAKALFNKAGVLKNAPGEGQ, encoded by the coding sequence ATGGTTAAAATTCGTTTAAAGAGAATGGGCGCAAAGAAAAAACCGTTTTACCGCATTGTGGTCACTGATTCACGCTCTCCGCGGGACGGCCGGTTCATTGAAGAAATCGGGTTTTATGATCCGTTGAAAGATCCGGTGGTAATCAGCATCAATGAGGAAAGGGCCAAGGATTGGCTGAATAAGGGGGTTCAGCTGTCCGAAACAGCAAAGGCTTTGTTTAATAAAGCAGGTGTATTGAAAAATGCTCCGGGAGAGGGTCAGTAG
- the rplS gene encoding 50S ribosomal protein L19, which yields MNLINMIEQEQVKKDIVKFSPGDTVRVHVKVVEGGRERVQVFEGVVIRRRGGGLSETFTVRRVSYGVGVERTFPLHTPKIERIDVVRRGRVRRARLYYLRKLHGKAARIQDKRDKR from the coding sequence ATGAATCTAATAAATATGATTGAACAAGAACAAGTTAAGAAGGATATTGTAAAATTCAGCCCTGGTGACACTGTCCGGGTGCATGTTAAAGTTGTTGAAGGCGGCCGGGAAAGAGTCCAGGTTTTTGAAGGTGTCGTGATTAGACGCAGGGGCGGCGGCCTTAGCGAAACATTTACAGTTAGGCGGGTTTCATACGGGGTGGGAGTAGAAAGAACATTCCCCCTGCACACACCGAAAATTGAACGCATTGATGTCGTTAGAAGAGGCCGGGTTCGCCGGGCCAGACTCTATTACTTGCGCAAGCTGCATGGTAAAGCTGCTCGCATCCAGGATAAGCGCGATAAAAGGTGA
- a CDS encoding aspartate aminotransferase family protein, translating into MSNIKKPDAFISLPEAVRQNREQVAENHKKYLNSGLAMMLSLLNFDKQFVKAEGINVWDSQGNVYLDFLGAYGALNLGHNHPRILAALDQVKELPNMLQASLGTVIGALARNLAAITPGDLQRSFFCNSGAEAVEGALKLARAATGRRKLVYCNDSFHGKTIGALSVTGREKYQKAFQPLIPDADSIPFGDLTALEGKLREKTAAAFIVEPIQGEGGIILPPAGYLSGARQIGTKYNTLLIFDEIQTGLGRTGKMFACQHENVTPDIMCLAKSLGGGIMPVGAFITTNDIWERAYGGMEKALLHTSTFGGNTRAAAAAIATLEVIYDEDLPERARENGDYLLAGLRRLKDNYPLLKDVRGCGLMAGIEFNQPEGFVVKATMGLVNKISQEYLGSLIAGELLNKYRIITAYTLNNPNVIRLEPPLTVTREQIDTLLEALDGILGKHKDFISVAASSAKTIFQSFTKKSS; encoded by the coding sequence GTGAGTAATATAAAAAAGCCCGATGCTTTTATCTCCTTGCCGGAAGCCGTCAGGCAGAACCGGGAGCAGGTCGCGGAAAATCATAAAAAATATCTTAATTCAGGCTTGGCTATGATGTTGAGTCTCTTGAATTTTGACAAACAGTTCGTCAAGGCGGAAGGAATTAATGTCTGGGACAGCCAGGGCAACGTGTACCTGGACTTTTTAGGCGCTTACGGCGCTTTGAATTTAGGACACAATCACCCGCGCATATTGGCGGCGCTGGACCAGGTAAAAGAGCTGCCCAACATGCTGCAGGCGTCGCTAGGCACCGTCATCGGCGCGCTGGCCCGCAACTTGGCTGCGATAACCCCGGGCGACTTGCAACGCTCCTTCTTTTGCAACAGCGGGGCGGAAGCCGTGGAAGGCGCCTTGAAGCTGGCGCGGGCGGCGACCGGGCGGCGGAAGCTGGTTTACTGCAACGACTCCTTTCACGGCAAAACGATAGGCGCCCTGTCGGTAACGGGAAGGGAGAAATACCAGAAAGCTTTTCAGCCGCTGATACCGGACGCTGATTCAATACCTTTCGGCGACTTAACCGCTCTTGAGGGCAAATTAAGAGAAAAAACCGCGGCGGCCTTTATCGTCGAGCCCATTCAGGGCGAAGGCGGCATTATCCTTCCGCCGGCGGGCTACTTGTCCGGCGCCAGGCAGATAGGCACTAAATATAACACCTTGCTTATATTTGATGAAATTCAAACCGGATTGGGCCGTACCGGAAAGATGTTTGCATGTCAGCACGAAAATGTCACGCCCGACATAATGTGTCTCGCCAAATCCCTGGGCGGCGGCATTATGCCTGTCGGCGCCTTTATTACCACAAACGATATCTGGGAAAGAGCATACGGAGGCATGGAAAAAGCGCTGCTGCACACTTCCACTTTCGGCGGCAATACCAGGGCGGCCGCCGCGGCTATAGCGACGCTGGAAGTAATATATGATGAGGATTTGCCTGAACGGGCCCGGGAAAACGGCGACTACCTGCTGGCCGGGCTGCGCCGGTTAAAAGATAATTACCCTTTGCTCAAAGATGTGCGCGGCTGCGGCCTGATGGCCGGGATTGAATTCAATCAGCCGGAAGGCTTTGTCGTAAAAGCGACTATGGGACTGGTCAACAAAATTTCACAAGAGTACCTGGGCAGCCTGATCGCCGGGGAGTTGCTCAATAAGTACCGGATCATCACCGCTTATACCTTGAACAACCCCAACGTCATCCGCCTGGAGCCGCCCCTGACGGTAACCAGGGAGCAGATAGACACTCTGCTGGAGGCCCTGGACGGCATTTTGGGAAAGCATAAAGATTTTATCAGCGTGGCCGCATCCAGCGCCAAAACAATTTTCCAGTCGTTTACGAAAAAGTCTTCATAA
- the ffh gene encoding signal recognition particle protein → MFTGLAERLQETFKKLRGKGRLTEADVNEALREVRIALLEADVNFKVVKDFVARIRERAVGQELHASLNPTQHVIKIVHDELTGLMGGANSKIKIAPKPPTVVVMVGLNGAGKTTTSAKLANLLRKQGKRPLLVAADVYRPAAIKQLQVLGNQLNVPVFTIGEKQDPVAIGQAAVKNAAANGHDLVIIDTAGRQEVNDELMSELENMNRVLEPDEILLVIDAMTGQTAVHVAEQFNKRLNLDGVVLTKLDGDSRGGAALSVRAITGKPIKFAGVGEKLDALEPFHPDRMSERILGMGDMLTLIEKAQENYDAEQMAIIQKRIRNMEFTLDDFLEQLSQVKKMGPIEQVLGMIPGLGGAKKIKDLQVDEKELAGIEAIIQSMTPPERQDPEKVLNGSRKRRIAKGSGTSVQEVNRLLKQFDQTKKIMKQFVSMEKTLKKGGKMPKNPFF, encoded by the coding sequence GTGTTTACCGGTCTGGCTGAAAGATTACAGGAAACCTTTAAAAAGTTGAGAGGAAAAGGACGGCTTACCGAGGCCGATGTAAACGAGGCGCTGCGAGAGGTGCGTATCGCGCTGCTTGAGGCCGACGTTAATTTCAAGGTTGTTAAGGATTTTGTGGCCCGCATTAGAGAAAGGGCGGTGGGACAGGAATTACACGCCAGTCTGAATCCAACCCAACACGTTATTAAAATAGTGCATGATGAACTTACCGGACTGATGGGCGGCGCCAACAGTAAAATCAAAATCGCGCCAAAACCACCTACCGTAGTAGTTATGGTTGGTTTAAACGGGGCTGGTAAAACTACCACGTCCGCCAAGTTGGCCAACCTGCTGCGCAAGCAGGGCAAGCGGCCCTTGCTGGTTGCGGCGGATGTCTACCGGCCGGCTGCCATCAAGCAGTTGCAGGTGCTGGGCAATCAGTTGAATGTACCTGTGTTTACCATAGGAGAAAAACAGGACCCGGTGGCCATCGGCCAGGCTGCGGTGAAAAACGCGGCGGCCAATGGTCATGACCTGGTCATTATTGATACCGCCGGCCGCCAGGAAGTCAACGATGAGCTGATGAGCGAGCTGGAAAATATGAATCGGGTGCTGGAACCAGATGAAATTCTTCTGGTTATTGACGCCATGACCGGTCAGACGGCCGTGCATGTTGCCGAGCAGTTTAACAAGCGTCTCAACCTGGACGGGGTTGTGCTGACCAAGCTGGACGGAGATTCCAGGGGAGGCGCGGCCCTCTCTGTACGGGCAATTACGGGAAAGCCGATCAAGTTTGCCGGTGTCGGTGAAAAATTGGACGCGCTGGAGCCCTTTCACCCGGACCGGATGTCTGAGCGAATCCTGGGTATGGGCGACATGTTAACCTTAATTGAAAAGGCTCAGGAGAATTATGACGCCGAGCAGATGGCGATTATACAGAAAAGAATCCGGAACATGGAGTTTACGCTGGATGATTTTCTGGAGCAGCTCTCTCAGGTAAAGAAAATGGGTCCCATTGAACAGGTGCTGGGTATGATCCCCGGCCTGGGCGGAGCGAAGAAAATAAAAGACCTGCAAGTCGACGAGAAAGAACTGGCAGGCATTGAGGCGATAATCCAGTCAATGACGCCGCCTGAGCGGCAGGATCCGGAGAAAGTGCTGAACGGCAGCAGGAAAAGGCGGATTGCCAAAGGGAGCGGTACTTCCGTGCAAGAAGTTAACCGTTTGTTAAAACAGTTTGATCAAACCAAAAAAATAATGAAACAGTTCGTCAGTATGGAAAAAACTTTAAAGAAAGGCGGCAAAATGCCGAAAAATCCTTTCTTCTAA
- the ylxM gene encoding YlxM family DNA-binding protein, giving the protein MLEKVAWINLLFDFYGQLLTDRQKNFTELYYGQNLSLGEIAGEFDVTRQAVHDTLKRAGQLLEEYEVKLGLVEKFLAERDKLLEAVSLLNEYKTTGEAGKVLHASEILNEILELSLSAD; this is encoded by the coding sequence GTGTTGGAAAAAGTTGCTTGGATAAATCTGCTTTTTGATTTTTACGGACAACTTTTAACAGACCGACAAAAAAATTTTACTGAGCTGTATTACGGTCAGAACCTGTCTCTTGGTGAAATAGCCGGCGAGTTCGACGTTACCCGCCAGGCCGTTCATGACACTCTGAAAAGAGCCGGCCAATTGCTTGAAGAATATGAAGTAAAATTAGGACTGGTAGAAAAATTCCTTGCAGAAAGAGACAAGCTGCTTGAGGCGGTTTCCTTGCTTAATGAATATAAAACCACCGGAGAAGCCGGGAAAGTGCTGCATGCCAGCGAAATATTGAACGAAATCTTGGAACTGTCATTATCCGCTGATTAA
- a CDS encoding YlqD family protein, with product MESLTLIRPVLVKVKVTDNYKKNAIAELQDAIRRIEIDLQRLDYQEKRLVVELEKKNPQGIPAARQHLDQERQRMAENRHKLIDRLKEVGELSLGAEVLYGKMESPVEIKVGDDWRRVLGVEVVLQDGVITEIR from the coding sequence ATGGAAAGTCTAACCCTGATCAGACCGGTTCTGGTCAAGGTAAAGGTTACTGATAATTATAAAAAAAACGCTATCGCAGAACTCCAGGATGCTATACGCCGGATCGAAATTGACCTGCAACGTTTGGATTATCAGGAGAAGCGGTTGGTTGTCGAATTGGAAAAGAAAAACCCGCAGGGGATACCCGCGGCAAGGCAGCATCTTGATCAGGAAAGGCAGCGCATGGCGGAGAACCGGCACAAATTGATCGACAGGCTTAAAGAAGTGGGAGAGCTGTCTCTGGGGGCTGAAGTGCTTTATGGAAAAATGGAAAGCCCTGTGGAAATTAAAGTAGGTGATGATTGGCGGCGGGTGCTTGGAGTGGAAGTTGTGTTGCAGGACGGAGTTATTACTGAAATCAGATAA
- the lepB gene encoding signal peptidase I has protein sequence MQFESNNEVSSPQKDNRPFFREVLESVAIAVLLAVIIRLFILEPFYIPSGSMEPTLKENDRIIVSKLNYHFQEPKRGDVVVFKYPLDTKRNFVKRMIAVGGETVAIKNSVLYINGQRVSEDYLPQGLRFADYGPVEVPAGSYFMMGDNRNNSDDSRVWGFLPKELIVGKAVVIYWPPGRAGVVQ, from the coding sequence GTGCAGTTTGAAAGTAACAATGAGGTATCTTCCCCGCAAAAAGATAACCGGCCTTTTTTTAGAGAAGTTTTGGAGTCCGTGGCAATCGCGGTCCTGCTGGCCGTAATCATCAGGTTGTTTATTTTGGAGCCGTTTTATATTCCTTCCGGCTCCATGGAACCTACATTGAAGGAGAATGACCGGATTATCGTAAGCAAACTAAATTACCACTTTCAGGAACCTAAACGCGGAGATGTGGTAGTATTCAAATATCCGCTTGACACGAAACGAAACTTTGTTAAAAGAATGATCGCAGTGGGCGGGGAAACCGTTGCGATAAAAAATAGTGTTCTTTATATAAACGGTCAGCGTGTGTCGGAAGATTATCTACCTCAAGGACTGCGTTTTGCGGATTATGGACCGGTGGAAGTACCTGCCGGCAGTTATTTTATGATGGGTGACAACCGGAATAACAGCGACGACAGCCGCGTCTGGGGGTTCCTGCCAAAGGAATTGATTGTGGGCAAGGCAGTGGTAATTTACTGGCCGCCGGGCCGGGCCGGTGTGGTACAGTGA